TAAATGGATTTTCAACAATCATACTTAAGACTTTTTATTTGTTTATTTATACCTTCTTTTAAAGTCGTTTGAAGCCTCTCAAGCTTTCAGAATTAAAACAACACAACAGCGTTTTTATAGTGGTTACTAAAAAACTACTTCTTGTATGTTGTTAGGTATTATTAGATATATATCCTCTTATTAAAGTCCATCGTGAATAACCAATTTTCACCACATTTCCAATTTAAAACAAAAAAGGGTAAACAGAGAGACTCGAACTCACACATTAAAAATTCACAATTTTTATCCTTAAACCTTTTGGTTATGTTTACCCGACACAGAAAAAAGCTTATCAAATATAATATATAACTACAAAATTTGTATCTAAGTAGATTCGAACTACTGACATTCTAACAAAAATAATGAGTTATGAGCTCACCGCCATAAACCACTAGGCTATAGATACAAAAACGAAACCACCAATAAAACTATATATAAAGGGACTCTAACCCTCATAATTAATTTGGAAGATTAATATTTTAACATTAAATTATATATACAGGAATAAAACCCCCTTTACTGCGTTCACACAAAAAAGTCCGCACCACCTAAACACGCTTTACTATTAACCTTAACTTTAAAAGATTTCACACACACAGTTAAACCGTAAGATCTAAAAGTAGCCCCAACTAATAATTCCTTCACTCCGGAATTAGATCTAACATGTTTAATCACTCTAGAGTATAAAAAATCACCACTAACAACATTAAACAGAGAATTATAAAAAAGAGAAAGTTTAAAAACATTACCAGATATGTTACCCATATGTATAACATCTAAATCCCTAACAATATAAGCACTAGTACGTGCTACAGTACTATTAACAAAAACATGACCATGAGATACGCTCTGTCTAACTTGGTTTATAGTTAAAAATAACCCACTTCTTATTAAAATACTATCTAACCTAGACTTTAAAGTTTTAAAAAACTTTAACACATCCATAAACCTTTCTCTGAACCTGTCAATATTAACCTTACTCGCTAACAAGTTATAAGCAACAACAAAACTTTTAAAAAAACAATAAAAACTATCCCTAGACCCTTTACCAACACTATTTAACGCTAAATTAAATTTAGTTGTGTAAAAAGAAACCCCAAACAAATTAAACTTTTTAAGAATTTTCAATTTAGACCTACGACAAGACACCATATTTTAAAAAAAAATAACTGTAAATGTGGATAATGTTTATTACTACTATGTTTAAAATTTTAACAAAAACGCTAACAAAGAGAATCTCACTCTTATTTTTTCGATTACAAATCAAAGGTTTTATAAAATTAAACTATATTAGCCAAAACAATTCATAAATAATAAATAAACCGACAAACCTATAAAATAAAGTTAAATGTATCTCTACACGTACACTTTAATGTATAGTTTGAATTATGTGTTTATACATAATATCTACTGAAGGTAAATTTTATTTAGAGTCTAAACCTAATAAAAAAACCCCTTCCAAGAACATTTTTAAATTAATATTTTTGCTTATATGCTTTCAGCAATTATATCCTTCCCATATTTAGCTACCTAATAATTTACCTACATAAAACCTATCCAAAAAGTAAATAACTAGTACACCATTGATATAGTTTTTCTAATCCTTACGTACTAAAAAAAATCATCGCAATGTTCTTCAAATTTACACCGGATATGGACCAAACTGTCTTGCGACGTTTTGAACCCAGCTCACGTACCGCTTTAATGGGTGAACAAACCAACCCTTGGGACCGTCTTCAGCCCCAGGATGCGATAAGCCGACATCGAGGTGCCAAACCTCCCCGTCAATGTGGACTCTTAGGAGAGATCAGCCTGTTATCCCTAGAGTAACTTTTATCCGTTTATCGATAACACTACCATTTGTATTGTTTTATCGGGTCAATAAGACAAACTTTCGTTAATGTATAATACGTCTCATTTAACAATTAAGCTATTACAAGTCTTTCAACTATCTTTGACGTCTTAATAGACGGCAACAAATAACCTTTGTTCGCCTCCGTTACTATTTAGGAGGGGACCGCCCCAGTCAAACTATCAATCTAAAAAAATTTAGTTAAATTATTATATTTTAACCATGAGAAATACTAATACTGAAAAAATGGTATTTCATATATCAAGAATTGTTTTAAGACTCCTAACCATCTATTCTCTGTATATCAATATGTTCTTACATTTATAAAATACAGTAAAGCTTCATAGGGTCTTTCTGTCCTGGTGTAAATAGTCCGTATCTTCACAGACATTATTATTTCATTGAATTTTTCTTTAAGACAGCGCTCAAATCGTTACGCCTTTCATGCAGGTCGGAACTTACCCGACAAGGAATTTCGCTACCTTTGGACCGTTATGAATACAGCCGCCGTTTAACCGGAGCTTAAAAAAACACCTTTAATTAAGCGTCTTACCTTAACTTTCCGGAACTGGGCAGGCGTCAGCTCTTATACATCATAATTACATTTAGCAAGAACCTGTGTTTTTGATAAACAGTCGTTTGAGCCAAGTATGTTACGCTATACAGCATTCTTTATCCCTAAGTTACAGAATAATTTTGCCTAGTTCCTTAAAGAAAATTTATTCAACCCCTTAGTATATTTTTCTACTTGTTCACTAGAGTCAGATTTAATACGAACACACTAATAAATAAGGCCTACAACAAAAGACTTAAACTTTTCCAACTCAATTTTTATGTACACTTACTTACATTTTCGCCGTCTTTTGTGTTAGTTACCAAACCTCGCTCATTTTATATACCTATTTAGGCCTGTTCAAAAACCAAAATAAACAAAATCTGTGCCTGTAGACAAGCTAAAAACATAACACAAACTAACATATCTGGGCGTACACCAAAAATTAAATCTTAAGATTCTTTTAAACCTTTAAAAGTGTGGTTAAGAAATATTAATCTTATACCCATCAAATACACATAAAAGCTTATTTTTAGGCTTCGACTAACCCTATTTGACCCACTCAATTAATAGGAACTCTATAAACAATAGGAGTATTAGATTATACATCTAATATATATTACTTAAATCGGCATTATCACTTTTATCTAATAGAGTAAATTTATACTAACGTATAAACCCACATCAAAACTTTTAAATAAAACGCTCTCTTACCAAAAAAAAATACAATAATGTATATTTTTTTTTACTATTTCGGTTATATATTTATACCTGATTATTTTCGATATTTAATCACTATACTAATGAGCTGTTACGCACTCTTTAAATAATTGCTGCTTCTAAGCCTATATTTTAGCTGTAATAATAACTAAACAATCTTAAACTAAACATATATTTTAGGACCTTATTAAATAATCTGGGCTGTTTCCCTTTAGACCTATTAAGCTTGACCCTAATAGTCTCAATTTAATATTCATAAAATTATATAAAAAAAACCCGTTTTTATATAAATCAACAATTTATGGTTTACTAAATACCTATAAAAACATGTAAATCTTTACGGGCACTAAATAGAGCCTTACCTTTTGATTTAAATATCTATCTGTACCTAAATACATTTCAGAGAGAATCAGCTAGCTCCAAATTCGATTAGCATTTCACCTCTAATTACATATTATCTAATAATTTTGCAACATTAACTAGTTCAGACGAAGCACTAACGCTCCTCCTATACATAATTAGATCATTTGGGTTCGGATCTATGATCAACAAAAAACTAAAACACGCTTCTTTAATAGAACCTAAAACTCGTGTTAACTCTT
The sequence above is drawn from the Theileria equi strain WA gcontig_1105316255047 apicoplast, whole genome shotgun sequence genome and encodes:
- a CDS encoding hypothetical protein (encoded by transcript BEWA_051010A); this encodes MVSCRRSKLKILKKFNLFGVSFYTTKFNLALNSVGKGSRDSFYCFFKSFVVAYNLLASKVNIDRFRERFMDVLKFFKTLKSRLDSILIRSGLFLTINQVRQSVSHGHVFVNSTVARTSAYIVRDLDVIHMGNISGNVFKLSLFYNSLFNVVSGDFLYSRVIKHVRSNSGVKELLVGATFRSYGLTVCVKSFKVKVNSKACLGGADFFV